A single Dermacentor albipictus isolate Rhodes 1998 colony chromosome 3, USDA_Dalb.pri_finalv2, whole genome shotgun sequence DNA region contains:
- the LOC135896304 gene encoding uncharacterized protein: MKRLQRSLRSQPKNAQLSSRIAALRAEIVAHGTSLEHSRWSALCDGLDSALHSRSTWSLFKSFLGTKPALAPTLAKALTQGTPSEVFDKLTSLYLPPPLTPSYPAYSGDPNPDLDRPFTLRELEAALAANASRSAPGEDTITYTTLRNLPDHSKEFLLQTFNNAWDSGCLPSAWTSSLISMIPKPGKPPSLSNLRPISLTSCVGKTLERMALTRLSDLIEAKDFFPHSLIGFRRRVCAQDMFLILQHTFLSPNPSQIHALVTVDVRKAFDGVCHDHVLSQISSLDCGHRMYSYLRSFLSNRVARFRVDTHLSDPHPLTRGTPQGAVLSPILFNLAMTPLASQLAQIPDLHHIFYADDITLWCSSGSPGHVQDTLQRGLDLINSFLPTAGLSPAPEKSELLLLNYSSYQRSHNALISLHLSGSPIPVVPQCKVLGFPLHAAKNVQALHHAVRTCHSVTHLLRRVVTRRSGLHEAHACRVAHALALNKFLYFVPYVSFTHTQLNTLETALVGLYKAALNLPITTSTAKLFATGLFHPLRSLLSLHRDSQLARLSLTRQGQWLLAQAGISPIPVSSFTSPKSTPAPNLRILPLPSNMSPVLHAGRRHAAAQHHSPLFTTQGVAYTDASFIAPRGSCGYAIYHPHLPAPETHTSGPYLHPPDALSLEVLAIVHALQSFPSLPSLPEYTIYTDSQAAIRHIQNRTLPHSLQQEVERAVSALQPSTVFLRWVPGHSGIDGNELAHQLARDVFNRAPLIPWSGPSQDSGGLSLRRTIKEVYLQLRLDKRLYPPPHPSLTVPEARLLRHIQMNALVTPSRLFLYRYRSDPSCPNCPSTYADLSHCLFY, from the coding sequence ATGAAACGTCTCCAACGTTCTTTGCGCTCCCAACCCAAGAATGCCCAACTTTCCTCTCGGATTGCTGCTCTGCGGGCCGAGATAGTCGCCCATGGCACGTCCCTCGAGCATTCTCGTTGGAGTGCGCTTTGTGACGGCCTCGATTCTGCATTACACTCGCGATCCACGTGGTCCCTTTTTAAATCTTTCTTAGGTACGAAGCCTGCACTTGCTCCCACTCTAGCAAAAGCCCTCACTCAGGGGACTCCCTCCGAGGTCTTTGACAAGCTCACTTCTTTGTATCTGCCACCCCCTCTCACACCTTCCTACCCAGCCTACTCTGGCGATCCTAACCCAGACCTCGACCGCCCTTTCactctccgggagctcgaagctgCCCTGGCTGCTAATGCTTCTCGCTCGGCTCCCGGTGAGGATACCATCACATACACTACACTCCGCAACCTCCCCGACCACTCCAAGGAATTCCTCCTTCAGACTTTCAACAATGCCTGGGACAGCGGCTGCTTGCCGAGCGCTTGGACATCCTCTCTTATTTCTAtgattccgaagccgggcaaacctccctccctttctaaccttcgccctatctccttgacgtcgtgtgttggcaaGACCCTTGAGCGAATGGCTTTGACTCGCCTCTCTGATCTTATTGAAGCGAAAGATTTCTTCCCCCACTCTCTTATCGGCTTTCGACGGCGCGTCTGTGCACAGGACATGTTCCTGATCCTCCAGCACACCTTTCTCTCACCCAATCCCAGCCAGATCCACGCTCTTGTGACTGTTGATGTCCGCAAGGCCTTCGATGGTGTGTGCCACGACCATGTCCTGTCTCAGATCTCCTCCCTAGACTGCGGACACCGCATGTACTCTTATCTCCGCTCCTTTCTCTCTAACCGAGTGGCTCGTTTCCGAGTGGACACACATCTGTCCGATCCCCACCCGCTCACCCGTGGCACTCCTCAAGGTGCTGTTCTCTCTCCTATCCTTTTTAATCTTGCTATGACCCCTCTCGCCTCCCAACTAGCCCAGATTCCTGACCTCCACCACAtcttttatgccgacgacatcaccctctggtgttcgtctggttctcccggtcacgtacaggacaccctgcaacgtggcctcgatctcatcaactcctttctccccactgctggcttgtcacctgctccggagaaatccgagcttctcctTCTTAACTACTCCTCATACCAGCGCTCCCACAACGCCCTAATCTCCCTACATCTTTCCGGCTCTCCCATTCCTGTTGTCCCTCAATGCAAAGTTCTTGGCTTCCCGTTACATGCAGCCAAGAATGTGCAAGCCCTACACCACGCGGTCAGGACTTGTCACTCGGTAACTCACCtcctgcggcgcgtggtcactcggcgctcgggcctccacgaggctcatgcgtgccgagttgcccatgcgctcgccctcaacaagttcctgtactttgtgccttacgtttccttcacccacactcagcttaacaccctcgaaaccgcccttgttggcctctacaaggcagctctcaacctccctatcaccacctccactgctaagctctttgccacaggcctcttccatcctcttcgttctcttctctctctccaccgtgactcccagcttgcccggctttctcttacccgtcagggtcagtggttactggcccaggcgggtatctctcccattcccgtttcctcctttacctctccaaaatccaccccggcgcccaatcttcgcattctccccctcccgtctaatatgtcccctgtcctgcatgccggccgtcgtcacgcggcagcgcagcatcattcccccctctttactacccagggagtagcctacacggatgcctctttcatagcccctcgaggttcctgtggctacgctatctaccatccccacctcccagcacctgaaactcacacgagtgggccgtacctacaccctccggatgcactctctctcgaggtccttgccattgtacatgccctacaatcatttccctccctgccctcgctcccagagtacacgatatacaccgactcccaagccgccattcgccacatacagaaccgcaccctaccccattcactccaacaagaggtcgaacgagcggtctccgcactgcaaccttccaccgttttcctccgctgggtccctgggcattcggggattgacggcaatgagctggcccatcagctcgcccgtgatgtttttaaccgggcaccgttgatcccctggtcggggccctcgcaggattctgggggactctccctgcgccgcactatcaaggaagtttacctccagctccgtctcgacaagcgcctctaccctccccctcatccatcactcactgtgccggaggctcgccttctgcggcacatccaaatgaatgcactggttaccccttcccgcctctttctctatcgctatcgctccgacccttcctgtcccaactgcccgtctacttatgcagacctatcccattgcctattctac